In Carassius auratus strain Wakin chromosome 41, ASM336829v1, whole genome shotgun sequence, the DNA window TGCCCCTATGTTTGTCATGGGTGTCAACCATGAGAAGTACGAGAATTCCCTTAAAGTTGTCAGGTAAGGATGTGCATTTTTGTGAGACCAGAAGGAGCagccatttaaaagtaaaataaattttagGTTTAAATCGGAGCTAATTTTTTAGTGTAGTTAACTTGATTCCAATCAGAGTTAAGTTTTAAATACTTGTACAAAAGTTACATTTCTGTTACAAATACTTTAAACTTAAATGTAACTTAATTTTACACGTAAATGACTTGGCCACTTTCTTTTGTTTGTTGCTTTAAtacacagttattttttttttttactttgtatggTTATGCTGCACAGGTATGCAATCACGAATATTATCCTGTAGGGGGTGCACTAAAGCAAAGTTGAGCTCGAGCATGTTAAGCCCTGACATTTGTTACTTCTCCTCCTAAATAAAGTCTGAGCATTTCGTTAATGTTTCCTTTTTTGTGACCTGATTCCTCCTGTCTGTTTTCTAGCAATGCCTCCTGCACCACCAACTGCTTGGCTCCTTTGGCCAAGGTCATCAATGATAACTTTGTCATTGTTGAAGGTCTTATGGTAAGATTAAACTGCCTTTCTTATCTTGCTAAAGAGCCTTTTGACCCAACGTGATTGAAACCTAACATGTGTCCGTTTATTCTTTTCCACTTCTCCttctcaagcttttttttttatttttttgaaatgcaTCAGTTGATACAAATGGTTTTATAATCGTTCTCTGAATGTTAATGGTCTCCTCTTTCCCACTTCCAGAGCACGGTTCATGCCATCACAGCCACACAGAAGACCGTGGATGGGCCGTCTGGGAAACTGTGGAGGGATGGCCGCGGTGCCAGTCAGAACATCATCCCAGCCTCCACCGGGGCTGCCAAGGCTGTGGGCAAAGTCATTCCTGAGCTCAATGGGTCCGTAATGCACACTGAGCTGTTTTAAAAGAGCATCTTTGTTGGGTTCTTTTTAAAATCCACTTCCATGAAAGTGGTCCGCATGCTGTTTTAAAGGTCAGAGTTGATTGAACTCCAGTCTAAAGTGTTTTCAGGATGCACGGTGAAATTTACTCAAAAGTGGAATGTTCTGCTTGGGGGAACTTGAGTACTTGTTTTACTTTTGCTTCCCCTTTCTGCTATCTGAACACACTGATGCTTTTTGCTTCTCGTTTCAGCAAGCTTACTGGTATGGCCTTCCGTGTCCCCACACCCAATGTGTCCGTGGTGGATCTAACGGTCCGTCTTGAGAAACCTGTGAGTTTATTTCCAGGCCTGCATGAAGTGGATTCAGTTGAAAGAACGCTATTTTTTCCTATAGCAGGATTAATTTAATTGCGTCTACCAACACTGTGACTCAACTGTTGGCTTTTCATGTCCCTGTTGTGCTAACTGCAGGCCAGTTATGATGCAATCAAGAAAGTGGTCAAGGCTGCAGCTGATGGACCAATGAAAGGCATTCTGGGATATACAGAGGACCAGGTATGCACATCCAGTTGTCATTTGTGACCCATTGTCTTTCAGGAAATTGTTTTATAACTTCTTGCTGTGTGCAGGTGGTATCCAGTGACTTCAACGGGGATGTGCGTTCCTCCATCTTTGATGCTGGTGCTGGCATTGCCCTCAATGATCACTTTGTCAAGCTGGTCACATGGTAAGATCCTACCTAAAATTGTACATCAGAATCTGGTATAACTCCAGTAACTACATCTGAAATTAAAAGCAATGTAAGATTTGCAAAATGACTTGATAGTTCACTGCAGACTTTCCCCTCACTAATGTTTGTATAGATCAGGTGGACATCAGTCCTGGAGAGCTTCAGAGTTCAGCTGCAACCCTAATTAAATcccacctgcctgtagctttctaagAACTCTTCAGACCTGGATtggcttgttcaggtgtgtttgattttaGGGTTGAAGTAAAACTCTGCAGAGCTGGGGCTCTCCAGGACTGATGCCGCCCCTGGTATAGATTGTAAGCCTGTATTATACGACTCTCTGAAATTTTGTGACCTGAACTctcaaaacaatccaaggtcttGTTTCCTGATAATGACCATCAGTAAATCACCACTCGTGACTTGAATCACACCGCGGACTCCTTTTATACAAGTGCTGCCACTTTGTTGATGTTATTGCAATGACCAGCTTGATCTATAGCTTCTTGATAAGTGgggtttattttatatatatttttttttatataatatatatatctttttttttttttttattaaatctacaTGCTCTTTCCAGTGTCACAACGGTGTCATCTAGACTCTGGAGCTTGCcatttttaaatgtgcaaaacCACAATATTTCCAACTTGACTTGAAGGGCACAAAGTTTGGTTTTGGATCCTCTTTGCTCGTGTAGTTTTAAGTGACTCGACTAATTTTCTTCTTTCCCGTAGGTATGACAATGAGTTTGGTTACAGCAACCGTGTATGTGACCTGATGGCACACATGGCCTCCAAGGAGTAAATGTGACCCCTTTTTTGTGGTTTTGATTACACAATCCACCGTTCTCCCATCTGGTTGGATTTTTGCACCACATGCTTGATTTGAAGACCAATGTTCTTTTTATATGAAAATGCTCTGTTCTGTTGTGTGAGGTTTAAAATGGATTTTGACTTCAAAGGCTTTTCTGTCTGCTAACAACCTGAGACTGAATAAAGTCCTCTGTTTGTGAGAAATGGAAAGTATGTGTTTGTCTTCTCTAGGTCTAGTGACTTATTTGGGTCAGTATATTCTTGTATTGTGATTCTAAAAAAAACTGGTTTCGGTccttcattctgattggttgacaaacatacacctttgtttacttcagtGTTGCTAGGCAACCACTGTTGGAACCACAACCGTTTCTGAGCGACTACATTGTTTAGAAGAATACGATCACTGCACTTTGTGCTCTTGTGATTCCTTATGTCTATAGAGTAACCGTTTAATAAGCCctgtgaagctgtggtttacagtcaACTTATAACTGCTAAAGGCGATCTAACCAAGACCCTtcgctgttataaattcactgtaaaccatggcttcttgaagcttatttcttttaataatcttaaagcaaaccattttttttccctATACAAAATGTAATCCCCTTATCAAAAGAAAGTGACTGTGAACAAAATGCAACTTTTGGCCATTAGCAATCCATATAAAGCACCTACTGCAATATTTCAGTCACtaattttttaattctaaaatgttTAGTTAACAAGGTGCCTTTTTTAAAATGGTGattattaaaagatcaaattcagtaCACCCCTTACGGAGCTGTAGCTCAACTGCTAGAGCAttggattcgaacccccaaccttgagcTTGCCACCACAAGGTAATAactgttaggagaaaattgttagcttgaatgcaatggaAGTCACTTTGGCTAAAAGCGTTtgcttaatgcattaattttagcCTGGAACATTAACACAATGCGCTAAATGATTGTTTTCTATGGGAAAATGTTTAAACTTATACAGGTGTGTCTCAAatttagaatgttgtggaaaagttaatttcagtaattcaactcaaattgtgaaactcgtgtattaaattcaatgcacacagactgaagtagtttaagtattttagttcttttaattgatttattttggcTCCCATTTaacaaacccaccaattcactattttATCAACTTAATGCAAACCTCATAAAAATAACTGGCAGTCAGGGGTCAGTCACTTGCctgaatcagtttttttaacagtctaaGGAGAAAATAAGCTGCGAACGTTTGAAGCAAAAGTTTTTGAATTCCATTTAAGACATTCTACCAACGGTAAGAAATTTTTCTAGTACATAAACATTACTAACATAACTGTCTACTACAGTTTTtctcatttgttaacactatAATTGATTGATCTGACCCAATTTTCAAACCATTAATTCAGTTGTTGAAACAAAGACCAACTTAAAAGTTTAAACCTGGTTTCACACATGGACCATTTTGCTccattttttgacttttttttttgttttgttttttttgcagaacTACACAAAATGCCCTTATTTTGCACAGTTTTAACCATGTACTCATTCAGAAACACAATTACACAGCATAATTTGCATAACCGCATAAGTGAGAGATGACATGCGGTCGCAAAGTTACAGTTGGTAGAATTTCTAAAGCGGACTATCAAAAAGTGCAACCAAATATGATTAGGTTATCAGGGCAGTCTCTGTTAGACCTGGTCTGCTggtaatgtttataaaaattccAAACCTCTTACTGTTGATTATACGATTGCTTAGCATGCCAGTGTACATAGTTATACAAGCTCTCTTAATGCCTGTATTTTAACTTGTGTATACAAAAGAAGAAATTGGTTCAGAAAAACCTTAGATCTGCAGAATTTCAGAATATGAAATCTGTATAGTTCTACTGGATATTTTTGGATTTGCTGTGCTCGGTATTTTGCTACTGCTCTAAACCTTATCCCCCATATTTTTCTCTCTTAATCTGTCGCATGCATTGATTTTTGGGGAAACAATGTATGTGGTATGGGTTTCAGGGCTTCGTTTCTGGCATTGGGTCTCTCATCACTACCTGCCTTATCTCCCTTGACCGCTGCTATAAGATCCATAGCTTTCGATACtgtaattttccctttttttatccactgcattttttttatttttattatatattgctaAAAAACGATTTTCAAGTACTTTAATGAAAAGAAAGGCTAGTACATTCCAGTCCTATGGAGCCATCAAGTAAGCTTTTAGatgtttagaaatgtatttgtCTCAGGTCAGTGGATTGAGAGAAAGCATGCCTCTCTGTCTGTGGCTCTGGTGTGGATCTATAGATTATTCTGGGCCTCACTTCCTGTTATTGGCTTTGGTTGTTACCAGCTGCACCATAAACTGGTAATGAACCATAACCATTAGTAACACTTGTAAATGAGTCACTAACCTATTCCCCAAAGATTATTTGGTGTTTTGAGAGTGCATTCTCAAAGGGGGGCAAATATATAGCATTTACTTTCAAGCAGCTGTATGTTACTTTACCTACAAACCACTGGAACATCCacccatcacagaaataaaaatgtgttgatgtgtTCACTTAATGATAGAGTCTGTATTTACCTGATCACTTTGGTCACTTTGCTTTGGAGTTCCCACGTTCACTATCCTCATCAAGGTGAGAAACCGAGAGATTATCACTGATTCTGAAACACGTGAAGCTGAGACCTGATCATTTTGATTTATTCTGAGGATGATGGTAATGATAATTTCTTATTAATCCTAATGCTGACTGAAAAACTGTTTAAGGTGAATTGAAGTGTTGCTACACTGTTGTTTGATTTCATGTGCATTGTTCTGGACTGATATTAGCTTCAATCCCTTTATCCAATGTCACTCTGATGTTTCACCAAAGGAAGCACTTCACAATCACTTTTAACCAGGGATATCGTAAAGTCTCCAGAGTTATTACAACTTGATGTCATgggaaaatgtaatcattttacgAGTTGATGATGAATTTGTACCATTTGATTAGTAGAAAAGCATATTTTGTAGAAAAAAGTAAGCATGAAGATCCACCTATAAACCTATCCCTCAATGCGGTATATATAGATTGTACAAAAATGGCATTCTACATTGAGATTCTACAAATCCATATGATTTTGCCACCGTTcgaaaaaatgtaaaattgccATGAGAGTGTATTGATTATTACTGGTcacaactttaaataaaaataaatgaatacactctaaaaactgctgggttgaaaacaacccaatttgggttattttgacaacccagcgctgggtcaaaaagggacgaacccagcgctgggttattttaacccaaccagttgggttgccttttttatagtttaaaatgactatattgcagggtttaaaaaaacagagcgggtgtttttttatcagtgtatttcagaaggaaaactactgtatttagaaaatgttcgatatcatttcgaacgtgcttgataaggcagcgtttgtgagctcagtaccgctctgcagccgttaccggagaaacctacctctcccactcttagcgcctcctgctggcagaaaataaactcgcagagtgcagccatgtggggaaacaatgcatttctacgttaaaattaacccaaattgaactaggcattaaacctacaaatgttgttcattttaaatatcacttttacacacaaataataattaccaaaaggaaaatatttattaaaaacaagagaaaagtcaaaaagtaacatgttagaagaaatgcagaaaaggatggcattaacagctacagagttcataaacaaagcattgaacatttgatgaatataacttaagatcaaattggactttgttcaattgtatatattgtataaaaatatacgaaaacacatacaataaatttacaattagttaggtttttttccaactattctggcatgacagtacacaaataaatcacaacattaactttgatattataacatttaacagacgcatgtgtgtgtgtgtgtgtgtgtgtgtgtgtgtgaaagaatgtgagcaggtgtatgaatgacagagtgtaaactcttctactaaacaacatagaaaaagcatttaactttttttttttaaacaaattatacacttacagtttgtttcatagtccatgaatacagatcatgcatcacagtcaattttcatgatctctttagcataactgatgtaatcatgaagaaaccccatcagcacagcatgtgacatcttctacatcatccagggcagcgtcctcctttaaaaccactgctgtttaggggaaagaagattctcctctctgaccaggattcatcccagtcaccgcctgttcttcatcagtggccttaagagaaacacatttgaaaaaattaaacatttaattaaactatcgattttcaggtagaggtgtattcacatccgtaaggataggtaaataatcggttttaaagtttcaacactttgtgtggttgtttaatgtctctgtctaccacagcgctccaggaggctataatggcagcactagtgtgaggacatgcggtattgtttgaataaatattgctttctgaaagcttctttactgaaacattaaaacagtcatgacattcacatacctcacaatattcacgtacatggagggctgctcttcaaaccgttagttcaccaaataattaaaatgtttataatttactctccccatgtttttccagactcgtacaaactctgctcattttttggaaaacatatgaatatatttaatattctctttttgtgtccttcattgctggtctgggagaccagtattttattttgaacatacatgtttgctatcatataatttaagatgtattcatatataaatatcagaatttacttctacaataactctatatttatgaagcttgaaaatactgattatctaaactataaatggattaacaaatattatgagaaaactaaaaatatattaatttatgttgtaaagacagacaaaagtcttataggtttggaatgacttgagggcaagtaaatgattttttgtgtgaactttacctctaagagtgaagaccaagaataatgactctccaaatcagacaactccaaagttggtttgagttctgcaataaaaaacacagacatcaatggttttaatgaaatgagcacgtaatcacactgttgttgcatcaaaatgtgaagtaaactggcaggagacaacagaaaaatttattttctaaaaataacttgcataaaatctcaaaggaatgatgctctcccatgtctcttgcttttaacatctacaaaaacaaaaaacaaacattattttactcttagtaaaacacaacaacaactgataacatgaaattatgaagtttacttgccttatacgatctttccctctcctcagaagaagctgagaaaaccacctcctcacacaagcagacttgtgtgtccttaactccagttagtttgagttctgcaaagaggggcatcaatggtttcaataaaatattaacatatacatacatacatacataaataaaatcacactgtttttgcatcaaaatgtgaagttaacaagcaggacacaacagaaacattaattttctaaaaacaaaaaaataataataatttaactcacatcagtctcaaaagaatgaagttatcttgtctctggatttcaacatctaaaaaaaacacacacattattttagtcttagtaaaaataaagataacttgatgttattctgaagtttactctccttaaaccgtctgtccctctcttcagaagaacacctcctcctcatcctcacacaggtctgtgactcctcacacaaacagcttctgtgtctttaactctcagcgcgaggacaatgaagacaggagctggacaagtctgaaatattacatgtaaaacatacttttaacagttaccacttcaacagcctcaaaataattatgctagtctttactacacaatgccgtttcctttaggagacaaacatacattcagtttaaccgcgaaaaaaaaagacaaattcacatgagcgtaaccgtgaccataaccgtctgttaacgcctcaaagagaacagataatgtaaaatcttatgtaaatatgacaaaatacattcacagacgttatattaaaagtacatcatccgttcagtaacgttacatgaggcagttaagacctccgtgtccgaggcgaaaaccgcgtccgttttttttatatataacgtatataacgttaagctcctttgtttccgcctttcataaaaccttccgcctttcatacaaccgggtaaacaataaaagataactttacattttgaatatttaacgttacttaccatagtctttcactcgcttctcgcttctatcacgctgagaaaatggcggctgctcgcactggagacgtacgattttgacgtgacgtgcgtgctctccttcacgtccgcgtcctcaacccaccccgctgggttaaaaaagaaagttattttcaacccaaacttgggttaaaacatcccaaagtcctatcaaacggcctcaacccagcagttgggttgaaaaaacaacccagcgttttttagagtgtacataaataatttataccaaaacaaatgtaactaaaatctaaatattaaaataatatagaattGATAAAAAAATGGACACATAAACAACTTTACAACTTGCCTGTTTTCAAGTTGAaatggatctatctatctatctatctatctatctatctatctatctatctatctatctatctatcgtatccatctatctatctactgtatccatctatctatctactgtatatatctatatttgtGTTGAGGCaaattggagctaaactctgcaggactgagtTTGGAGACCTCTGATCTATACTTGTATATTTTCGTTCATTTTATTTCGCTCTCTACATTTCTTCAACACTTTGGTCAACAAAGGTATTTTCCACACATTCAGGATATCGTGGAAGCGTCAGTCTCTCTTATATTCacagctggagaagaagaagCACACCTACCAGTCAGTCGTCTGAGGAACGTGTGAAGAAAAGATTCGTCACGGAAGAGTAGAGGGAGGTCAGAGAGGGTCCTGTCAGGACAGTGCAGCAGTCCGGTGAGCAACCTTGGATACTGCAACCTTAGGACATCTTAGAACGAGAGGGAGGGAAGACGGTGGAAAGAGAGGTGAATTTAGAGAACCCACTTCTAACAGCTTGTTGACAGCATCAGCATAGTTCATAATGCAGTTAGTTAGCTCAAAATATCTGTTGTTTTAGTTAATAAACagtgttaa includes these proteins:
- the LOC113060149 gene encoding glyceraldehyde-3-phosphate dehydrogenase, with amino-acid sequence MVKVGINGFGRIGRLVTRAAFQSKKVEIVAINDPFIDLNYMVYMFKYDSTHGKYKGEVKAEGGKLVIDGHAITVFSERDPANIKWGDAGADYVVESTGVFTTIEKASAHLKGGAKRVIISAPSADAPMFVMGVNHEKYENSLKVVSNASCTTNCLAPLAKVINDNFVIVEGLMSTVHAITATQKTVDGPSGKLWRDGRGASQNIIPASTGAAKAVGKVIPELNGKLTGMAFRVPTPNVSVVDLTVRLEKPASYDAIKKVVKAAADGPMKGILGYTEDQVVSSDFNGDVRSSIFDAGAGIALNDHFVKLVTWYDNEFGYSNRVCDLMAHMASKE